A stretch of Dyella sp. BiH032 DNA encodes these proteins:
- the hemW gene encoding radical SAM family heme chaperone HemW, producing the protein MALNAPPLSLYVHMPWCVKKCPYCDFNSHGVRGEAPPYERYVELLLADLDADLVDFAQALDARPVRSVFFGGGTPSLFAPDLIARFLDGARTRLPFADGAEITLETNPGTVEHGRFDGYLGAGVNRLSFGIQSFDDDKLRRLGRIHSAAEAEAAVKSAQDAGYDNINLDLMYALPEQTLDGALADVTRAAALGPTHISHYQLTLEPNTAFAANPPPLPDDDHAWAMQEACEQALAAAGYGQYEVSAYARPDRRCVHNLNYWQFGDYLGIGAGAHGKLSDAESGTVRRRWKTRHPRAWMDAAGGPARIGGDNAVEPAELPFEYMLNALRLIDGTPMAEFEARTGLAVERIAPALTRCRQRGWLVEDPAWLRTTPLGQRFLNDVIAAFLD; encoded by the coding sequence ATGGCTTTGAATGCGCCGCCGCTGTCGCTGTATGTGCACATGCCATGGTGCGTGAAGAAATGCCCGTACTGCGATTTCAACTCGCATGGGGTGCGGGGTGAAGCGCCGCCGTACGAGCGTTACGTCGAACTGCTGCTGGCCGATCTGGACGCTGACCTCGTCGACTTCGCCCAGGCGCTGGATGCACGCCCGGTGCGCAGCGTCTTCTTCGGCGGCGGGACCCCGAGCTTGTTCGCGCCGGACCTGATCGCACGCTTTCTGGATGGCGCTCGCACGCGCCTTCCGTTCGCCGATGGCGCGGAAATCACCCTGGAAACCAATCCCGGCACGGTCGAGCACGGCCGTTTCGACGGCTATCTCGGCGCAGGCGTCAACCGCCTGTCCTTCGGCATCCAGAGCTTCGACGACGACAAACTGCGCCGGCTCGGCCGCATCCACTCCGCCGCGGAAGCGGAAGCGGCGGTGAAATCTGCGCAGGATGCCGGCTACGACAACATCAATCTGGACCTGATGTATGCCCTGCCAGAGCAGACGCTGGACGGGGCGCTCGCGGACGTGACGCGTGCGGCAGCCCTGGGGCCGACACATATCTCGCATTACCAGCTCACGCTGGAACCGAATACCGCATTCGCCGCCAATCCGCCGCCTCTGCCGGACGACGACCACGCCTGGGCCATGCAGGAAGCCTGCGAACAGGCGCTGGCGGCCGCCGGCTACGGACAGTACGAGGTGTCGGCCTATGCCCGCCCGGACCGGCGCTGCGTCCACAATCTGAATTACTGGCAGTTCGGGGATTACCTGGGTATCGGCGCGGGTGCGCACGGCAAGCTCAGCGATGCCGAAAGCGGTACCGTCCGCCGGCGCTGGAAGACCCGGCATCCGCGCGCCTGGATGGACGCCGCGGGTGGCCCCGCCCGCATCGGCGGCGACAACGCGGTGGAACCGGCCGAATTACCTTTCGAGTACATGCTCAATGCGTTGCGCCTGATCGACGGCACCCCTATGGCCGAGTTCGAGGCACGCACCGGCCTGGCGGTCGAACGGATCGCCCCTGCCCTCACCCGCTGCCGCCAGCGCGGCTGGCTGGTGGAAGACCCGGCCTGGCTGCGCACCACGCCGCTGGGCCAGCGTTTCCTCAATGACGTGATCGCCGCCTTCCTCGACTGA
- the rdgB gene encoding RdgB/HAM1 family non-canonical purine NTP pyrophosphatase, producing MTRIVLASSNRGKLAEFNDLFADIDLEAVTQGSLGVADAEETGLTFVENALLKARNAAAATGLPALGDDSGLCVDYLRGAPGLYSARYAGEHGDVPANNAKLLRELEGVPETRRGAFFICVLALVRHADDPAPLIAEGRWHGRVLTAPRGERGFGYDPLFLPHGHESSAAELEPAVKNRLSHRGQALAALRTRLAEWHRDRT from the coding sequence ATGACCCGCATCGTTCTCGCCAGCAGCAACCGCGGCAAGCTTGCCGAATTCAACGACCTGTTCGCCGATATCGATCTGGAGGCCGTCACCCAGGGCAGCCTCGGTGTCGCCGATGCGGAAGAGACCGGCCTCACCTTCGTGGAAAACGCACTGCTGAAGGCGCGTAACGCTGCCGCGGCCACCGGGCTACCGGCACTCGGCGACGACTCCGGCCTGTGCGTGGACTACCTGAGGGGCGCACCCGGCCTGTACTCCGCGCGCTACGCCGGCGAACACGGTGACGTGCCGGCGAACAACGCCAAGCTGCTGCGCGAACTGGAAGGCGTACCCGAAACCCGACGCGGCGCGTTCTTCATCTGCGTGCTCGCCTTGGTACGCCACGCGGACGATCCGGCGCCGTTGATCGCCGAAGGGCGCTGGCACGGTCGCGTGCTGACCGCACCTCGGGGCGAACGCGGTTTCGGCTACGACCCGCTGTTCCTTCCGCATGGCCACGAATCGAGCGCGGCCGAGCTGGAGCCGGCGGTGAAGAACCGCCTGAGCCATCGCGGCCAGGCATTGGCGGCATTGCGCACCCGCCTCGCCGAATGGCATCGGGACCGTACCTGA
- a CDS encoding N-acetyltransferase has protein sequence MLVRQPLPQDAEAVLAVHRAAFGREGEARLVAALRAAGRAAFERLAERDGGVAGHVLFSPLRIAQGDDGLALGLAPMAVAPAWQRQGVGTVLLEGSLRELTVTPYRAVAVLGDPAFYGRFGFRPAASAGLHDTYGGGDAFMILALRDGGLDGYRGQIDYAPEFASLSD, from the coding sequence ATGCTCGTCCGCCAGCCGCTGCCGCAGGATGCAGAAGCCGTCCTGGCCGTTCATCGCGCCGCCTTCGGGCGGGAAGGCGAGGCACGGCTGGTGGCTGCGCTACGCGCTGCCGGACGCGCCGCGTTCGAACGGCTGGCGGAGCGCGACGGCGGCGTGGCCGGGCACGTGCTCTTTTCCCCGCTGCGCATCGCCCAGGGCGATGACGGACTGGCGCTCGGCCTCGCGCCCATGGCCGTGGCACCCGCGTGGCAGCGCCAGGGCGTCGGTACTGTGCTGCTGGAGGGTTCGCTCCGTGAACTCACAGTGACGCCGTATCGCGCGGTCGCCGTACTCGGCGACCCTGCGTTCTATGGCCGCTTCGGCTTCCGTCCCGCGGCCAGCGCCGGCCTGCACGACACCTACGGTGGCGGCGACGCCTTCATGATCCTGGCCCTGCGCGACGGCGGCCTCGACGGTTATCGCGGCCAGATCGATTACGCACCCGAGTTCGCCTCACTCTCCGACTGA
- the rph gene encoding ribonuclease PH — translation MNAVSRPSGRASDQLRPVTIERHYTRHAEGSVLVSFGDTRVLCTASIEDRVPPWLRGKGEGWVTAEYGMLPRATSTRTQREAARGGQGGRTMEIQRLIGRSLRACVDRQALGERVITLDCDVIQADGGTRTAAITGAYVALVDAVNVLMKRENLRRNPILGAVAAVSVGIYQGLPVLDLDYLEDSSCDTDMNVVMNDGGGFIEVQGTAEGHAFRRDEMDTLLMLAENGIAQLVAAQRAALEQG, via the coding sequence ATGAATGCCGTCAGCCGTCCCAGCGGCCGCGCCAGCGACCAGCTGCGCCCCGTCACCATCGAGCGCCACTACACACGCCACGCGGAAGGTTCCGTGCTGGTCAGCTTCGGCGATACCCGCGTGCTGTGCACCGCCAGCATCGAGGACCGCGTGCCGCCGTGGCTGCGCGGCAAGGGCGAAGGCTGGGTGACAGCCGAGTACGGCATGCTGCCCCGCGCCACCTCGACCCGCACCCAGCGCGAGGCCGCACGCGGCGGCCAGGGCGGGCGCACCATGGAAATCCAGCGCCTGATCGGTCGCAGCCTGCGCGCCTGCGTTGATCGCCAGGCCCTGGGCGAGCGCGTGATCACGCTTGACTGCGACGTGATTCAGGCGGACGGCGGCACGCGTACCGCTGCCATCACGGGCGCGTACGTAGCGCTGGTGGATGCCGTGAACGTGCTGATGAAGCGCGAGAACCTGCGCCGTAATCCGATCCTCGGCGCCGTGGCCGCGGTGTCCGTGGGCATCTACCAGGGTTTGCCGGTGCTGGATCTGGATTACCTCGAGGATTCCAGCTGCGATACCGACATGAACGTGGTCATGAACGATGGCGGCGGCTTCATCGAAGTCCAGGGCACGGCCGAGGGCCACGCCTTCCGCCGCGACGAGATGGACACGTTGCTGATGCTGGCCGAGAACGGCATCGCCCAGCTTGTCGCCGCCCAGCGCGCCGCGCTCGAGCAGGGCTGA